Genomic DNA from Methylocystis sp. MJC1:
CGGCGAAAACAAACGGGCGACGCGCGCTCGGTTCAGGAGCCGCGCAAAGGTGGGGAACAGGGCCTGTCAAAAGGCTGCAGCGGAGGCGGTGAGATCATGAGCGAACGGCGCTCGTCATTTGGCTATGAGGATTTGTTGGCCTGCGGGCGCGAGGAGCTCTTCGGCCCCGGCAATGCGCAACTGCCGCTGCCGCCGATGCTGATGTTCGACCGCGTCACCGAAATTTTCGAGACGGGCGGCGAGCTCGGCAACGGCTATATGCGCGCCGAGCTCGACGTCAAGCCGAGCCTCTGGTTCTTCGATTGCCACTTCAAGGGCAATCCGGTCATGCCCGGCTGCCTGGGCCTCGACGCGCTGTGGCAGATGGTCGGCTTCTATCTCGCCTGGCTCGGCAATCCCGGCCGCGGCATGGCGCTCGGCGTCGGCGAGGTGAAGTTCTCCGGCCAGGTGCGCCCGACCGTGAAGACCGTCACTTACGGCATCGACCTCAAGCGCGTACGCACGGGCAAGCTCGTGCTCGGCATGGCGGACGGCTGGGTGGCGGCGGACGGCCAGCGCATCTATGAGGCGAAGGACCTCAAGGTTGGCCTCGCAAACGCCCCGGCGCCGGCGGCGTGAGTTGATGCGGCACATCCTTCGAGACGCCCGCTTGGCGGGCTCCTCGGGATGAGGTTGTCGTTGCGAGAGAGTGGACGGCCCCAGCCGTTTTCCTCACCCTGAGGAGGCCGTCGTCTCGACGGGCGAGGAAAACCGGCCAGAAGCTATAGGAAACGGCGTCAAGCCGCGCAGGGAGAGAGAAATGAGACGAGTCGTCGTCACCGGCATGGGCATCGTATCGTCGATCGGCAATACGACGCAGGAAGTGGTCGCCTCTCTGCGCGAGGCGCGCTCCGGCATCGTTCGCGCCGAAAAATACGCGGAGCTGGGCTTCCGTTGTCAGGTCTATGGCCTGCCGACGCTCGATCCCTCGACGATTGTCGATCGCCGCGCCATGCGCTTCCACGCCACGGGCACCGCCTGGAACCACGTCGCCATGGATCAGGCGATCCTCGACTCCGGGCTCACCGAGGCGGATATCTCCAATGAGCGCACCGGCATCATCATGGGCTCAGGCGGCCCTTCGACCCGCACCGTCGTGGAGGCCGCGGACATCACCCGCACCAAAGGCCCCAAGCGCGTCGGCCCCTTCGCCGTGCCGAAATGCATGTCCTCGACGGCCTCCGCCACGCTTGCCACATGGTTTAAGATCAAGGGCGTGAACTATTCGATCTCCTCGGCCTGCGCGACCTCGAACCATTGCATCGGCAACGCCTATGAGATGATCCAATATGGCAAACAGGATGTGATGTTCGCCGGCGGCTGCGAGGAATTGGAGTGGGAGCTCTCCGTCCTCTTCGACGCCATGGGCGCCATGTCTTCCGCCTATAACGACCGCCCGGCGACCGCCTCGCGCGCCTATGACAAGAACCGCGACGGTTTCGTGATCGCCGGCGGCGCTGGCGTGCTGGTGCTGGAGGAATATGAGCGCGCCAAGGCGCGCGGCGCCAAGATCTACGCCGAGATCGCCGGCTATGGCGCAACCTCCGACGGCCACGACATGGTGGCCCCCTCGGGCGAAGGCGCGGTGCGCTGCATGAAACAAGCGCTCGCGACCGTTAAGTGCCCAATCGACTACATCAATCCGCACGCCACCGCGACGCCGGTCGGCGACGCCAAGGAGATCGAGGCGCTGCGCGAAGTCTTCGGCCGCGAGGACAAATGCCCGCCGATCGCCGCCACCAAGTCGCTCACCGGCCATTCGCTCGGCGCGACCGGCGTGCAGGAGTCGATCTATTCGCTGCTGATGATGCAGAACGGCTTTATCTGCGAGAGCGCCAATATCGAGGAGCTCGATCCCGAATTCGCCGATATGCCGATCGTGCGCCAGCGTCGCGACAATGTGAAGCTCGGCGCGGTTCTGTCGAACTCCTTCGGCTTCGGCGGCACCAACGCCACGTTGGTTTTCAAGCATCCCGATGCGTGAGGCGCTTAGCGCCGACTCGCACCCTCGTCATGGCCGGGCTCGTCCCGGCCATCCACGCGCGCAATGACATCCAATCGTGACGAACAGCCTGAATAGAATTTCGACCGGAGCGGTCTTTGGCGAAAACCTCGTTCCGTCCCCGAGTGAGCCGCGCCCCTTGGCGTGGATGGCCGGGACAAGCCCGGCCATGACGGCGATGTTCGGACGTTGCAGCATCGCGCTCGCCGCCGCCCTCTTCCCGTCGGGCGCGAGCGCTTTCGAAGGGCGCTATGTCGCGGGCTCGAATTCCTATTCGCAGGACATCGAGATCAAGAAGAGCAGCGACGACAGCTATAATGTCCGGGCCAGCGTGGCGTCGCAGGCTTGCACGGGTGATTTCGACGGCGCCGGTCCGGTTGCGGGCGACGTTCTCCGGGCGACCGCCGTCATGGAAACAGACAAATGCACGCTGGTCCTCCGCCGCACCAAGAAGGGCGTCAGCGTCGAGGAAGAAAACTGCCTACCATTTCACGGCGTGGCTTGTGATTTTACCGGCGAGTACCGCAAGCGCTAGCGCGCTTCCACGGTTGAGCGATAAGACATCGCCAGTTCGAAAAGCTGGGCCTTTAGGCCTTTCGAGTAGAGAAAGAGTGAGATGACGGTTTCTACCGGTTTGATGCAAGGTAAGCGCGGGCTCGTGATGGGCGTCGCGAACGACCATTCGATTGCTTACGGCATTGCCCGCGTGCTGGCGCGCCATGGCGCCCAGCTCGCCTTCACCTATCAGGGCGAGGCGCTCGGCAAGCGCGTGAAGCCGCTCGCCGAGGAGCTGGGCTCCAATCTCGTCCTGCCTTGCGACGTCG
This window encodes:
- the fabA gene encoding 3-hydroxyacyl-[acyl-carrier-protein] dehydratase FabA, translated to MSERRSSFGYEDLLACGREELFGPGNAQLPLPPMLMFDRVTEIFETGGELGNGYMRAELDVKPSLWFFDCHFKGNPVMPGCLGLDALWQMVGFYLAWLGNPGRGMALGVGEVKFSGQVRPTVKTVTYGIDLKRVRTGKLVLGMADGWVAADGQRIYEAKDLKVGLANAPAPAA
- the fabB gene encoding beta-ketoacyl-ACP synthase I gives rise to the protein MRRVVVTGMGIVSSIGNTTQEVVASLREARSGIVRAEKYAELGFRCQVYGLPTLDPSTIVDRRAMRFHATGTAWNHVAMDQAILDSGLTEADISNERTGIIMGSGGPSTRTVVEAADITRTKGPKRVGPFAVPKCMSSTASATLATWFKIKGVNYSISSACATSNHCIGNAYEMIQYGKQDVMFAGGCEELEWELSVLFDAMGAMSSAYNDRPATASRAYDKNRDGFVIAGGAGVLVLEEYERAKARGAKIYAEIAGYGATSDGHDMVAPSGEGAVRCMKQALATVKCPIDYINPHATATPVGDAKEIEALREVFGREDKCPPIAATKSLTGHSLGATGVQESIYSLLMMQNGFICESANIEELDPEFADMPIVRQRRDNVKLGAVLSNSFGFGGTNATLVFKHPDA